One Neisseria sicca genomic region harbors:
- a CDS encoding polyprenyl synthetase family protein, producing MNPANELKAWQQKAQAQTELLLERFLPSENQVPHTLHEAMRYVTLGGGKRLRPLLVLAASELGDADQNAVEQAMAAIEMVHVYSLVHDDMPAMDNDSLRRGKPTCHVKYDEATALLVGDALQTQAFDVLSRPTGLPAERQIAMLSTLAKASGSLGMAGGQAIDLANVGKAMNQAQLEQMHSLKTGTLIRAAVVLGALACPDLDSNDVRTLDNYAAKLGLAFQVIDDVLDCEADTATLGKTAGKDSDNDKPTYVKLMGLQAARAYAETLTAEAAALLEPFGAKALHLRLLAEFVTARKN from the coding sequence TTGAACCCGGCGAATGAATTGAAAGCATGGCAGCAAAAAGCACAAGCGCAGACCGAATTGCTACTGGAGCGTTTCCTGCCGTCTGAAAACCAAGTGCCGCACACGCTGCACGAAGCCATGCGTTACGTTACCCTCGGCGGCGGCAAACGGCTGCGCCCGCTCTTGGTGCTTGCCGCGTCCGAATTGGGCGATGCCGACCAAAACGCCGTCGAACAAGCCATGGCGGCAATCGAAATGGTGCACGTCTATTCCTTGGTTCATGACGATATGCCCGCAATGGACAACGACAGCCTGCGGCGCGGCAAACCGACCTGCCATGTGAAATACGACGAAGCCACCGCCCTTTTGGTCGGCGACGCCCTGCAAACCCAAGCCTTCGACGTATTGAGCCGTCCGACCGGACTGCCCGCCGAACGCCAAATCGCCATGTTGTCCACGCTCGCCAAAGCATCCGGCAGCCTCGGCATGGCGGGCGGACAAGCCATCGACCTTGCCAACGTCGGCAAAGCCATGAATCAGGCGCAGTTGGAACAGATGCACAGCCTCAAAACCGGCACCCTTATCCGCGCTGCCGTCGTATTGGGCGCGCTTGCCTGCCCCGATTTGGATTCAAACGACGTCCGCACCTTAGACAACTACGCCGCCAAACTCGGCTTGGCATTCCAAGTCATCGACGACGTGTTGGACTGCGAAGCCGACACCGCCACCCTGGGTAAAACCGCCGGCAAAGACAGCGACAACGACAAACCCACCTACGTCAAACTGATGGGCCTGCAAGCCGCCCGCGCCTACGCCGAAACCCTGACTGCCGAAGCTGCCGCCCTGCTCGAACCCTTCGGCGCAAAAGCCCTGCATCTGCGGCTGCTGGCGGAATTTGTCACTGCGCGGAAAAATTAA
- a CDS encoding exodeoxyribonuclease VII small subunit, translating into MMKKAPKSFEEALARLETLTQSMQSSEMPLEDALAAYQEGNELVRYCQTKLAEVEQKLQVLDAGELKELNLEPGE; encoded by the coding sequence ATCATGAAAAAAGCCCCCAAATCCTTTGAAGAAGCCCTTGCCCGCCTCGAAACCCTGACCCAGTCCATGCAAAGCAGCGAAATGCCGCTGGAAGACGCTCTGGCAGCCTATCAGGAAGGCAACGAGCTAGTCAGATACTGCCAAACCAAGCTGGCGGAAGTCGAACAAAAGCTGCAAGTATTGGACGCGGGCGAACTGAAGGAGCTGAACCTTGAACCCGGCGAATGA
- the gnd gene encoding decarboxylating NADP(+)-dependent phosphogluconate dehydrogenase has translation MKGDIGVIGLAVMGQNLILNMNDHGFKVVAYNRTTAKVDDFLNGAAKGTNIIGAYSLQDLVDKLEKPRKIMMMVRAGSVVDDFIEQLVPLLDQGDIIIDGGNANYPDSTRRTHELAAKGIRFIGAGVSGGEEGARHGPSIMPGGDEAAWPAVKPIFQAIAAKTPQGEPCCDWVGRDGAGHFVKMVHNGIEYGDMQLICEAYQFMKDGLGLSYDEMHRIFSEWNQTELDSYLIEITAAILGYKDENGEPLVEKILDTAGQKGTGKWTGINALDLGIPLTLISEAVFARCVSAFKDQRVQTGRLFGKTVTPVDGDKAAWVEALRQALLASKIISYAQGFMLIREASENNDWALNYGNTALLWREGCIIRSAFLGNIRDAYEANPDLVFLGSDPYFKGVLENCLPAWRKVVAKAIECGIPMPCMASAITFLDGYTTERLPANLLQAQRDYFGAHTYERTDKPRGEFFHTNWTGKGGDTASTTYDI, from the coding sequence ATGAAAGGCGATATCGGCGTCATCGGCTTGGCCGTTATGGGTCAAAATTTGATTTTGAATATGAACGATCACGGTTTCAAAGTCGTGGCGTACAACCGGACCACTGCTAAAGTAGACGATTTTCTCAACGGCGCAGCCAAAGGCACCAACATTATCGGTGCCTATTCATTGCAAGATTTAGTGGATAAACTGGAAAAACCGCGCAAAATCATGATGATGGTACGCGCAGGTTCTGTCGTGGACGACTTTATCGAGCAACTTGTCCCGCTTTTGGACCAAGGCGACATTATTATTGACGGCGGCAACGCCAACTATCCCGATTCCACCCGCCGCACGCACGAGCTGGCGGCAAAAGGCATCCGCTTTATCGGCGCAGGCGTTTCCGGCGGCGAAGAAGGCGCGCGTCACGGCCCATCCATCATGCCCGGCGGCGACGAAGCCGCATGGCCTGCCGTCAAACCCATTTTCCAAGCCATTGCCGCCAAAACCCCGCAAGGCGAACCCTGCTGCGACTGGGTCGGCCGCGACGGCGCGGGCCATTTCGTCAAAATGGTGCACAACGGCATCGAATACGGCGATATGCAGTTGATTTGCGAAGCCTACCAATTCATGAAAGACGGCTTGGGTCTGAGCTACGACGAAATGCACCGCATTTTCAGCGAATGGAACCAAACCGAGCTGGATTCCTACCTGATCGAAATCACCGCCGCGATTTTGGGCTATAAAGACGAAAACGGCGAACCTTTGGTCGAAAAAATCCTCGATACCGCCGGACAAAAAGGCACAGGCAAATGGACCGGCATCAACGCCCTCGATTTGGGCATCCCGCTGACGCTGATTTCCGAAGCCGTATTCGCCCGCTGTGTGTCCGCGTTCAAAGACCAACGCGTTCAAACCGGCCGCTTGTTCGGCAAAACCGTTACCCCCGTTGACGGCGACAAAGCCGCATGGGTCGAAGCCCTGCGCCAAGCCCTGTTGGCATCCAAAATCATCTCCTACGCACAAGGTTTCATGCTCATCCGCGAAGCCAGCGAAAACAACGATTGGGCATTGAACTACGGCAACACCGCCCTTCTGTGGCGCGAAGGCTGCATCATCCGCAGCGCGTTCTTGGGCAACATCCGCGACGCATACGAAGCCAATCCCGATTTGGTGTTCTTGGGTTCCGACCCCTATTTCAAAGGCGTATTGGAAAACTGCCTGCCCGCATGGCGCAAAGTCGTCGCCAAAGCCATTGAATGCGGCATCCCCATGCCCTGCATGGCTTCCGCGATTACCTTCCTCGACGGCTACACCACCGAACGCCTGCCCGCCAACCTGCTGCAAGCCCAACGCGACTACTTCGGCGCGCACACCTACGAGCGTACCGACAAACCGCGCGGCGAATTCTTCCACACCAACTGGACAGGCAAAGGCGGCGATACCGCATCGACCACTTACGATATTTGA
- a CDS encoding transferrin-binding protein-like solute binding protein codes for MKNYPHILSYLALSLLAACGGGGGSGSPSTASSDTNQPKIECNAECQAGREAERKAAEEAEKAKVEAERKATEEAEKAKAEAERKTAEEAEKAKVEADRKAVEEAEKAKAKAEAERKAAEEAEKAKAEAERKAAEEAEKAKAEAERKAAEEAEKAKAEAERKAAEEAEKARVETERKAAEEAEKAKAEAERKAAEEAEKAKAEAERKAAEEAEKAKAEAERKAAEEAEKAKAEAERKAAEEAEKAKAEAERKAAEEAEKVKAEAERKAAEEAEKAKAEAERKAAEEAEKVKAEAERKAAEEAEKAKAEAERKAAEEAEKAKAEAERKAAEEAEKAKAEAERKAAEEAEKAKAEAERKAAEEAEKAKAEAERKAAEEAEKAKAEAERKAAEEAEKVKAEAERKAAEEAEKAKAEAERKAAEEAEKAKAEAERKAAEAAATQQIDGYYSKISQSGMEGDDISHIGDINILEVDGQKISLVPVSPQRDEVFGIEDDEHKFSLVAATHLKYGRYGSYGLRNENGDIHTSYMFYQGVITPEAAMPQEGQAFYRGYALYSDVGQANTFGNSIFMVDFGRKSLSGAVYSENGEFDEVNLEGQIVGNRFFHVDEKEQKIMSGMFLGPQAEELTGRFDHLLESKNGTFGAAALKE; via the coding sequence ATGAAAAACTATCCACATATCCTGTCTTACCTTGCCCTATCCTTACTTGCCGCCTGCGGAGGCGGTGGAGGAAGCGGTTCACCGTCAACCGCCTCAAGCGATACCAACCAACCCAAAATAGAATGCAACGCCGAATGCCAAGCGGGACGTGAGGCAGAACGCAAAGCCGCTGAAGAGGCTGAAAAAGCCAAAGTCGAAGCGGAACGTAAGGCTACTGAAGAAGCCGAGAAAGCTAAAGCCGAAGCCGAACGCAAAACGGCTGAGGAAGCCGAAAAAGCTAAAGTAGAAGCAGATCGTAAAGCCGTTGAAGAGGCTGAGAAAGCTAAGGCTAAAGCTGAAGCCGAACGTAAGGCTGCTGAAGAAGCCGAGAAAGCTAAGGCTGAGGCAGAACGTAAGGCTGCCGAAGAAGCTGAAAAAGCCAAAGCTGAAGCAGAACGTAAGGCTGCTGAAGAAGCTGAAAAAGCTAAAGCTGAAGCCGAACGTAAGGCTGCTGAAGAAGCTGAAAAAGCCAGAGTAGAAACAGAACGTAAAGCCGCTGAAGAGGCTGAGAAAGCTAAAGCTGAAGCCGAACGTAAAGCCGCCGAAGAAGCTGAAAAAGCTAAAGCTGAAGCCGAACGTAAGGCTGCTGAAGAAGCCGAGAAAGCTAAGGCTGAGGCAGAACGTAAGGCTGCCGAAGAAGCTGAAAAAGCCAAAGCAGAAGCAGAACGTAAGGCTGCTGAAGAAGCCGAGAAAGCTAAAGCAGAAGCTGAACGCAAAGCCGCTGAAGAAGCTGAGAAAGTTAAAGCAGAAGCAGAACGTAAGGCTGCTGAAGAAGCCGAGAAAGCTAAAGCAGAAGCTGAACGCAAAGCCGCTGAAGAAGCTGAGAAAGTTAAAGCAGAAGCAGAACGTAAGGCTGCTGAAGAAGCTGAGAAAGCTAAAGCTGAAGCAGAACGAAAAGCCGCTGAAGAGGCTGAGAAAGCTAAAGCTGAAGCCGAACGTAAAGCCGCCGAAGAAGCTGAAAAAGCTAAAGCTGAAGCAGAACGTAAGGCTGCTGAAGAAGCCGAGAAAGCTAAGGCTGAGGCAGAACGTAAGGCTGCCGAAGAAGCTGAAAAAGCCAAAGCAGAAGCAGAACGTAAGGCTGCTGAAGAAGCCGAGAAAGCTAAAGCAGAAGCTGAACGCAAAGCCGCTGAAGAAGCTGAGAAAGTTAAAGCAGAAGCAGAACGTAAGGCTGCTGAAGAAGCTGAGAAAGCTAAAGCTGAAGCAGAACGAAAAGCGGCTGAGGAAGCTGAAAAAGCTAAAGCTGAAGCTGAGCGCAAAGCCGCTGAAGCTGCTGCAACCCAACAAATCGACGGCTATTACAGCAAAATTTCCCAATCAGGAATGGAAGGCGACGATATTTCCCATATCGGCGACATCAATATTCTTGAGGTGGACGGACAAAAAATTTCGCTGGTGCCCGTATCTCCACAAAGAGATGAAGTATTCGGCATTGAAGATGACGAACACAAATTTTCCCTAGTTGCAGCCACTCATCTTAAATACGGCCGCTACGGATCTTATGGCTTGAGAAATGAAAACGGCGACATCCATACATCGTATATGTTCTACCAAGGCGTTATTACTCCGGAAGCAGCGATGCCTCAAGAAGGTCAGGCTTTTTACCGCGGTTATGCGCTTTACAGCGATGTCGGACAAGCCAATACGTTCGGCAACTCCATCTTTATGGTGGACTTCGGCCGCAAATCCCTCTCCGGTGCGGTTTACTCAGAAAACGGTGAATTTGATGAAGTGAATCTGGAAGGTCAAATCGTCGGCAACCGCTTCTTCCATGTGGATGAGAAAGAACAAAAAATCATGTCGGGTATGTTCCTCGGTCCCCAAGCAGAAGAGCTTACCGGCCGATTCGATCATCTTCTGGAATCTAAAAACGGTACGTTTGGTGCCGCCGCTCTGAAAGAATGA
- the lpxC gene encoding UDP-3-O-acyl-N-acetylglucosamine deacetylase, protein MLQRTLAKSISVTGVGLHSGERVALTLHSAPENSGISFRRTDLDGEMGETIKLTPYLINDTRLSSTIVTDKGVRVGTIEHIMSALSAYGIDNALIELNAPEIPIMDGSSLPFIYLLQDAGVVDQKAQKRFLKILKPVEVKEAGKWVRFTPYDGFKVTLTIEFDHPVFNRSSPTFEIDFAGKSYIDEIARARTFGFMHEVEMMRAHNLGLGGNLNNAIVIDDMDVLNPEGLRYPDEFVRHKILDAIGDLYIVGHPIIGAFEGYKSGHAINNALLRAVLADETAYEWVEFGDNENLPSAFHELPAA, encoded by the coding sequence ATGCTGCAACGAACTTTGGCAAAATCCATCAGCGTAACCGGCGTCGGGCTGCATTCGGGCGAACGGGTCGCGCTGACCTTACACTCTGCGCCCGAAAACAGCGGGATTTCCTTCCGCCGTACCGATTTGGACGGCGAAATGGGCGAAACCATCAAACTTACGCCCTACCTCATCAACGATACGCGCCTGTCGTCCACCATCGTAACCGACAAAGGCGTGCGCGTCGGCACGATCGAGCACATCATGTCCGCGCTGTCTGCCTACGGCATCGACAATGCGCTGATTGAGTTGAACGCGCCCGAAATCCCGATTATGGACGGCTCCAGCCTGCCGTTTATTTATCTTTTGCAAGATGCGGGCGTTGTCGATCAAAAGGCGCAAAAACGGTTTTTGAAAATCCTCAAACCTGTCGAAGTCAAAGAAGCGGGCAAATGGGTGCGCTTTACGCCGTATGACGGCTTTAAAGTGACGCTGACCATCGAATTCGACCATCCGGTTTTCAACCGCAGCTCGCCCACTTTTGAAATCGATTTCGCGGGCAAGTCCTACATCGACGAAATCGCGCGCGCGCGCACCTTCGGCTTTATGCACGAAGTGGAAATGATGCGCGCCCACAATCTCGGACTGGGCGGCAATTTGAACAACGCCATTGTGATTGACGACATGGACGTTTTAAATCCGGAAGGTTTGCGTTATCCCGACGAGTTTGTCCGCCACAAAATCCTCGATGCCATCGGCGATTTGTATATCGTCGGACACCCGATTATCGGCGCATTCGAAGGCTACAAATCCGGCCACGCCATCAACAACGCTTTATTGCGTGCGGTTTTGGCGGACGAAACCGCTTACGAATGGGTGGAATTTGGTGACAACGAGAATTTGCCGTCCGCCTTCCACGAGCTGCCGGCGGCTTGA
- the ggt gene encoding gamma-glutamyltransferase yields MKFSFGLNLSAVLVLAACAHQPMQKPDAAPVPTAVDNHAPEQGTGLTEQKLIRAKHYMAASANPLATEAGYEVLKRGGSAIDAMIAMQTTLGLTEPQSSGLGGGAFLVYWDNKAKKLTTFDARETAPKAATPALFLDENGKPMGFMNAVVGGRSVGVPGIPKLLEDVHKRYGKLPWASLFDKPIALAEQGFTVSPRMAKSIEQNLEPLKRYPQTAAYFLPDGKPLAAGTVLKNPEFARSVRLLAEKGSAPFYQGAQAQNIVRAVTGAVDNPGKISMADLKNYRVIEREPVCAPYREYEVCGMGAPSSGAIALGEILGVLQNQDMKALGAENIHSWRWIGDASRIAFADRDYYVGDPAFVNVPTRALISQAYLKPRAEEIRRSDKALENIQAGRVGKVYAQGMAVELPSTSHLVVVDKDGNVVSMTTSIENAFGSGLMANGYLLNNELTDFAFNPVGADGKTVANSVAGGKRPRSSMAPTIVMKDGKPYLAVGSPGGSRIIGFVAKTLVAHIDWGMDIQAAISLPNMLNRGSQYEIEEKTAAADKAAALEKLGYKVQIRDLNSGVQGIVIGKDGLLGGADPRREGKVMGD; encoded by the coding sequence ATGAAATTTTCTTTTGGATTAAACCTGTCGGCTGTTTTGGTTTTGGCGGCGTGCGCGCACCAGCCTATGCAGAAACCTGATGCCGCGCCTGTGCCGACAGCTGTGGATAACCATGCGCCAGAACAAGGGACGGGGCTGACCGAGCAGAAATTGATCCGCGCCAAGCATTATATGGCGGCGTCTGCCAATCCGTTGGCGACCGAGGCGGGATACGAGGTTTTGAAACGCGGCGGCAGCGCGATAGATGCGATGATCGCCATGCAGACAACCTTGGGGCTGACCGAACCGCAGTCTTCCGGTTTGGGCGGCGGCGCGTTTTTGGTGTATTGGGACAATAAGGCGAAAAAACTGACGACGTTTGATGCCCGAGAAACGGCGCCGAAAGCGGCAACGCCGGCGCTTTTCTTGGATGAAAACGGCAAGCCGATGGGCTTTATGAACGCAGTGGTCGGCGGCCGTTCGGTCGGCGTGCCGGGGATTCCGAAGCTGCTGGAAGATGTCCACAAGCGTTACGGCAAATTGCCTTGGGCAAGTCTGTTTGACAAACCGATTGCTTTGGCGGAACAAGGCTTTACCGTTTCGCCGCGTATGGCGAAATCCATCGAGCAAAATTTGGAGCCTTTGAAACGTTATCCGCAAACCGCCGCGTATTTCCTGCCCGACGGCAAGCCTTTGGCAGCGGGAACGGTGTTGAAAAACCCTGAATTTGCCCGCTCTGTGCGCCTGTTGGCAGAAAAAGGCAGTGCGCCGTTTTATCAGGGGGCGCAGGCGCAGAATATTGTCCGTGCCGTTACCGGCGCTGTGGATAACCCCGGTAAAATCAGCATGGCGGATTTGAAAAACTACCGCGTTATCGAGCGCGAACCGGTTTGCGCGCCGTATCGTGAATACGAAGTCTGTGGCATGGGCGCGCCAAGTTCGGGCGCGATTGCTTTGGGCGAGATTTTGGGCGTCCTGCAAAATCAGGATATGAAGGCGTTGGGCGCGGAAAATATCCACAGTTGGCGCTGGATAGGCGATGCGTCGCGGATTGCGTTTGCCGACCGTGATTATTACGTCGGCGATCCCGCGTTTGTCAACGTCCCGACCCGCGCCCTGATTTCTCAGGCATACCTGAAACCGCGTGCCGAAGAAATCCGCCGATCCGACAAAGCGTTGGAAAACATTCAGGCGGGTCGGGTCGGTAAGGTATACGCGCAGGGCATGGCGGTAGAGCTGCCGTCCACCAGCCATTTGGTGGTTGTGGATAAAGACGGCAACGTCGTGTCGATGACGACTTCGATTGAAAACGCGTTCGGCTCGGGACTGATGGCAAACGGCTATCTGCTCAACAATGAATTGACCGATTTCGCTTTCAACCCTGTCGGCGCGGACGGTAAAACGGTGGCAAACAGCGTGGCGGGCGGCAAACGGCCGCGTTCTTCGATGGCGCCGACCATTGTGATGAAAGACGGCAAGCCTTATCTGGCAGTCGGTTCGCCCGGCGGCAGCCGCATCATCGGTTTCGTCGCCAAAACGCTGGTGGCGCATATCGACTGGGGCATGGACATTCAGGCGGCAATCTCCCTGCCGAATATGCTCAATCGCGGCAGCCAGTATGAAATCGAGGAAAAAACCGCGGCGGCGGACAAAGCGGCAGCATTGGAAAAACTGGGCTACAAAGTCCAAATCCGCGATTTGAATTCCGGCGTACAAGGCATTGTGATCGGCAAAGACGGTTTGCTCGGCGGTGCCGACCCGCGCCGCGAAGGCAAAGTCATGGGCGATTAA